One Fundidesulfovibrio terrae genomic window carries:
- a CDS encoding CoB--CoM heterodisulfide reductase iron-sulfur subunit A family protein codes for MKIGVFVCHCGSNIAGTVDVVKVAEAAKAMPEVAFASDTMYACSEPGQEGIVRAIKEKGLDGAVVASCTPRMHGPTFMRTVARAGLNPYMFEMANIREHVSWIGKDKGANTRKAIDLVRMAVAKLAQNKPLYPKSFAINKRVMVIGGGVAGIQAALDCADGGLEVVLVEKTTSIGGKMAKLDKTFPTVDCSSCILGPKMVDVAQHPNITLYANAEVDDVFGYVGNYQVEIRRKATYVDWKNCTGCGACMEKCPSKKSPDPFNENVGKTTAINIPFPQAIPKKAAIDRASCIRFKTGKCGVCAKVCPTKCIDYEQQDVMVTEEVGAIITATGYDLMDWTVYGEYGAGRYPDVITSLQYERILSASGPTGGHIKRPSDGKEPKTVAFIQCVGSRDKSVGRPYCSGFCCMYTAKQAILTKDHIPDSQSYVFYMDIRAPGKMYDEFTRRTMEEYGAQYIRGRVSMVYPKGDKMIVRGADTLAGTQVEVEADLVVLAVGAEGAAGSAQLAEKLRISYDSYGFFMEGHPKLKPVETNTAGVYLAGCAQGPKDIPSSVAQGSAAAAKVLGLFSKDQLQSDPQVAKVDLKRCVGCMKCAMTCPFGAIKELEQRGEMKVQVIETVCQGCGLCTSTCRQGAIQLQHFTDNQILAEINVLLENQLEEA; via the coding sequence ATGAAGATCGGAGTTTTCGTCTGCCATTGCGGCTCCAACATCGCGGGCACCGTGGACGTGGTGAAGGTGGCCGAGGCCGCCAAGGCCATGCCTGAGGTGGCCTTCGCCTCGGACACCATGTACGCCTGCTCGGAACCGGGCCAGGAAGGCATCGTCCGCGCCATCAAGGAAAAAGGCCTGGACGGCGCCGTGGTGGCCTCCTGCACCCCGCGCATGCACGGCCCCACCTTCATGCGCACCGTGGCCCGCGCGGGCCTTAACCCCTACATGTTCGAAATGGCCAACATCCGCGAGCACGTCTCCTGGATCGGCAAGGACAAGGGGGCCAACACCCGCAAGGCCATCGACCTGGTGCGCATGGCCGTGGCCAAGCTGGCCCAGAACAAGCCGCTCTACCCCAAGAGCTTCGCCATCAACAAGCGGGTCATGGTCATCGGCGGCGGCGTGGCCGGCATCCAGGCCGCCCTGGACTGCGCCGACGGCGGTCTGGAAGTGGTGCTCGTTGAGAAGACCACCTCTATCGGCGGCAAGATGGCCAAGCTGGACAAGACCTTCCCCACCGTGGACTGCTCCAGTTGCATCCTCGGCCCCAAGATGGTGGACGTGGCCCAGCACCCCAACATCACGCTCTACGCCAACGCCGAAGTGGACGACGTGTTCGGCTACGTGGGCAACTATCAGGTGGAGATCCGCCGCAAGGCCACCTACGTGGACTGGAAGAACTGCACCGGCTGCGGGGCCTGCATGGAAAAGTGCCCCAGCAAGAAAAGCCCGGACCCCTTCAACGAGAACGTGGGCAAGACCACGGCCATCAACATTCCCTTCCCCCAGGCCATCCCCAAGAAGGCCGCCATCGACCGGGCTTCCTGCATCCGCTTCAAGACCGGCAAGTGCGGCGTCTGCGCCAAGGTCTGCCCCACCAAGTGCATCGACTACGAGCAGCAGGACGTCATGGTCACCGAGGAAGTGGGGGCTATCATCACGGCCACCGGCTACGACCTCATGGACTGGACCGTCTACGGCGAATACGGCGCGGGCCGCTACCCGGACGTGATCACCTCGCTGCAGTACGAGCGCATCCTTTCGGCCTCCGGCCCGACGGGCGGGCACATCAAGCGCCCCTCCGACGGCAAGGAGCCCAAGACCGTGGCCTTCATCCAGTGCGTGGGCTCGCGCGACAAGTCCGTGGGAAGGCCCTACTGCTCGGGCTTCTGCTGCATGTACACCGCCAAGCAGGCCATCCTCACCAAGGACCACATCCCGGACAGCCAGTCCTACGTGTTCTACATGGACATCCGCGCCCCCGGAAAGATGTACGACGAGTTCACCCGGCGGACCATGGAGGAATACGGCGCGCAGTACATTCGCGGGCGCGTGTCCATGGTCTACCCCAAGGGCGACAAGATGATCGTGCGCGGCGCCGACACCCTGGCCGGAACCCAGGTGGAGGTCGAGGCCGACCTGGTGGTGCTGGCCGTGGGCGCCGAAGGCGCGGCGGGCTCGGCCCAGCTGGCAGAGAAGCTTCGCATCTCGTACGATTCCTACGGATTCTTCATGGAAGGGCATCCCAAGCTCAAGCCCGTGGAGACCAACACGGCCGGGGTCTACCTGGCCGGGTGCGCCCAGGGGCCCAAGGACATCCCCTCCTCGGTGGCCCAGGGCAGCGCGGCCGCGGCCAAGGTGCTGGGGCTCTTCTCCAAGGACCAGCTGCAGAGCGACCCGCAGGTGGCCAAGGTGGACCTCAAGCGCTGCGTGGGCTGTATGAAGTGCGCCATGACCTGCCCGTTCGGGGCCATCAAGGAACTCGAGCAGCGCGGCGAGATGAAGGTGCAGGTCATCGAGACCGTGTGCCAGGGCTGCGGCCTGTGCACCTCCACCTGCCGCCAGGGAGCCATCCAGCTCCAGCACTTCACCGACAACCAGATCCTGGCCGAGATCAACGTCCTGCTCGAAAACCAGCTTGAGGAGGCCTAG
- a CDS encoding CoB--CoM heterodisulfide reductase iron-sulfur subunit B family protein: MSTRLRYAYYPGCSGLGTSKEYDTSTRAVCQALGMELVDIPDWSCCGSSPAHTVDHRLSSALAGRNLALAEMLEDVRAIITPCPSCLTNLKTAAVRIRKPEFAAEVNRLLDKPVRNTLPVKSVLQAIIEDVGVDAVRPKVFKWLTGLKLAPYYGCIMNRPPEIMEFDDHENPVAMDQLMEAVGAEPVAFPLKVECCGASYGVARRDIVQTLSGKLLDMAALNGADAMVTACPLCQMNLDLRQDQINSANKTSHNMPVFYFTQLLGLALGIGEKDLGLSKLCVSPKALLDSLEARAERKAG, translated from the coding sequence ATGAGCACGCGGCTGCGTTACGCCTACTATCCCGGATGCTCGGGCCTTGGCACGTCCAAGGAATACGACACCTCCACCCGCGCGGTCTGCCAAGCCCTGGGCATGGAACTGGTGGACATCCCCGACTGGAGCTGCTGCGGCTCCTCCCCGGCCCACACCGTGGACCACCGCCTCTCCAGCGCCCTGGCCGGGCGAAACCTGGCCCTGGCCGAGATGCTGGAAGACGTCCGCGCCATCATCACCCCCTGCCCCAGCTGTCTGACCAACCTGAAGACCGCGGCAGTGCGGATCAGGAAACCCGAGTTCGCCGCCGAGGTGAACAGGCTTTTGGACAAGCCCGTGAGGAACACCCTGCCGGTCAAGTCCGTGCTGCAGGCCATCATCGAGGACGTGGGCGTGGACGCCGTGCGGCCCAAGGTGTTCAAGTGGCTCACGGGGCTGAAGCTCGCCCCGTACTACGGCTGCATCATGAACCGCCCGCCCGAGATCATGGAGTTCGACGACCACGAGAACCCCGTGGCCATGGACCAGCTCATGGAGGCCGTGGGGGCCGAACCCGTCGCCTTTCCCCTCAAGGTGGAGTGCTGCGGCGCGTCCTACGGCGTGGCCCGGCGCGACATCGTGCAGACTCTTTCGGGCAAGCTCTTGGACATGGCGGCGCTGAACGGCGCCGACGCCATGGTCACGGCCTGCCCCCTGTGCCAGATGAACCTGGACCTCAGACAGGACCAGATCAACTCGGCCAACAAGACCAGCCACAACATGCCGGTGTTCTACTTCACCCAGCTCCTGGGCCTGGCCCTGGGGATCGGCGAGAAGGACCTGGGCCTCTCCAAGCTCTGCGTGAGTCCCAAGGCGCTCTTGGATTCACTGGAAGCCAGGGCGGAGAGGAAGGCTGGATAA
- a CDS encoding 4Fe-4S dicluster domain-containing protein: MNVISLTASRDLDFIARVEKESGQKVSLCYQCGNCTAGCPYTFVYDIPVHQVMRLLQAGQKQTLLSCRSIWLCATCQSCTTRCPNNIDVAHVMDTLRHMARREGQDTEYGVKSFVDSFLESVEKNGRAFEMGLLVSFIMKTGRFWTDVDLAPKILPKGKLSPLPHKVKNPAAIAKIFERFRQEGHK, from the coding sequence ATGAACGTCATCTCTCTCACCGCCTCCCGGGACCTGGATTTCATCGCCCGGGTGGAGAAGGAATCCGGACAGAAGGTGAGCCTGTGCTACCAGTGCGGCAACTGCACCGCCGGTTGCCCCTACACCTTCGTCTACGACATCCCCGTCCACCAGGTCATGCGGCTTCTCCAGGCAGGGCAGAAACAGACCCTGCTCTCTTGCCGCTCCATCTGGCTGTGCGCCACGTGCCAGTCCTGCACCACCCGCTGCCCCAACAACATCGACGTGGCCCACGTCATGGACACGCTGCGCCACATGGCCCGGCGCGAGGGCCAGGACACCGAATACGGGGTGAAGTCCTTCGTGGACAGCTTCCTGGAGTCGGTGGAGAAGAACGGCCGGGCCTTCGAGATGGGCCTCCTGGTGAGTTTCATCATGAAGACCGGACGCTTCTGGACCGACGTGGACCTGGCCCCCAAGATCCTGCCCAAAGGCAAGCTTTCACCCCTGCCCCACAAGGTGAAGAACCCGGCGGCCATCGCCAAGATATTCGAGCGGTTCCGGCAGGAGGGCCACAAATGA